One window of the Flavobacteriaceae bacterium YJPT1-3 genome contains the following:
- a CDS encoding FAD-dependent monooxygenase, whose product MSKEYSVIIIGGGLAGLCAGIHLQRAGVQTLVMERYAYPKHKVCGEYLSLEVEPYLNSLGVRVRDLTSVQIERLEFSNQQGKTLTTSLPLGALGISRYALDEALAKRYQECGGALVQQQVTAVHYLQSTFEVWTAQHSYRAKWVFGAYGKRSLLDKQLSRNFIRKQTPWLAVKAHYQGAWPAELVGLHHFKGGYCGLSQVENGRINVCYLTHLDSFDLYKNLRDFEEDVLSENSALDAFFKSHTIDFEERLTISQISFEAKEAVVDHVWMLGDAAGLIHPLCGNGMAMAIHSAKIAAELWLEHARTSSVQRESLEKQYTRHWNRQFRTRLRTGRWLQRLLLHESLASVSVDLVRRSPSLLNRLIAATHGTSL is encoded by the coding sequence GTGAGTAAAGAATATTCAGTCATTATTATTGGAGGAGGTCTAGCCGGACTTTGTGCGGGCATTCATTTGCAACGAGCGGGCGTTCAGACCCTAGTGATGGAGCGCTACGCTTACCCCAAACACAAGGTGTGTGGTGAGTACCTGAGCCTGGAAGTGGAGCCTTATTTGAATTCCTTAGGCGTGCGCGTGCGTGACTTGACCTCGGTGCAGATCGAACGCCTGGAGTTCAGTAACCAACAAGGAAAAACCTTAACGACCTCATTACCTCTGGGAGCTTTAGGAATCAGCAGGTATGCTTTGGACGAAGCCCTGGCGAAGCGATATCAGGAATGTGGTGGAGCCTTAGTACAGCAACAAGTGACAGCAGTTCACTATCTGCAGAGTACCTTTGAAGTATGGACTGCTCAACATTCGTATAGAGCGAAGTGGGTGTTTGGCGCCTATGGCAAGCGCAGCCTGCTCGATAAACAGCTTTCGCGAAATTTCATCCGGAAGCAAACCCCTTGGCTTGCGGTCAAAGCCCATTATCAGGGCGCATGGCCGGCGGAGCTCGTAGGGTTACATCATTTTAAAGGGGGGTACTGCGGTCTGTCACAGGTGGAGAACGGACGGATCAATGTGTGTTACCTGACGCACCTGGATTCGTTTGATTTGTATAAGAATTTAAGGGACTTTGAAGAAGACGTCCTTTCTGAAAATTCAGCTCTGGATGCGTTTTTTAAGTCCCATACGATCGACTTTGAGGAGCGGCTGACAATCAGCCAGATCAGCTTCGAGGCGAAAGAAGCGGTGGTCGATCACGTCTGGATGCTGGGGGATGCTGCTGGTCTCATTCATCCGCTGTGCGGAAACGGGATGGCTATGGCCATTCACAGCGCTAAAATAGCCGCTGAACTCTGGTTGGAGCACGCGCGTACCTCTTCCGTACAACGAGAGTCACTGGAAAAACAATACACAAGACATTGGAATCGACAATTCCGTACGCGTTTGCGCACCGGACGCTGGCTCCAACGCCTGCTACTCCATGAGAGCCTGGCCTCTGTGAGTGTCGATCTGGTACGAAGAAGCCCGTCCTTATTAAATCGGCTGATTGCAGCCACCCATGGAACCTCCTTATGA
- a CDS encoding OmpA family protein, which produces MKTIGKYMLMMALGLMVLSGCEATKNANNKQKGAVIGATGGAILGAIIGNNVGDGNNSELGAVIGGVVGGTAGVIIGNKMDKQAQRIEEEIPGAQVERVDDGIVVTFDENSGVYFATDKYNINQASQETLNKLYNVLVEYPQTNVIVAGHTDSVGAASYNMTLSKNRAQAVTGYFTSRGLANDRFTTVWYGEDQPTATNETAEGRAKNRRVTLGIVPNQEMKDAAIEQANQGVKG; this is translated from the coding sequence ATGAAAACAATAGGAAAATACATGCTAATGATGGCTTTAGGGCTGATGGTCCTTAGCGGTTGTGAAGCAACGAAGAATGCAAATAATAAACAGAAGGGAGCCGTTATTGGTGCTACCGGAGGTGCCATTTTAGGTGCTATCATCGGTAACAACGTTGGAGATGGCAACAATTCAGAGTTAGGCGCCGTGATTGGTGGTGTCGTGGGCGGAACTGCTGGTGTTATTATTGGTAATAAAATGGACAAGCAGGCACAGCGGATTGAGGAAGAAATTCCCGGTGCGCAGGTGGAACGTGTGGATGATGGAATTGTCGTTACCTTTGACGAAAACAGTGGTGTTTATTTTGCTACGGATAAGTATAACATCAATCAGGCTTCTCAGGAAACACTGAACAAGTTATACAATGTACTTGTAGAGTATCCACAAACCAATGTGATCGTGGCCGGACATACCGATAGTGTAGGAGCGGCCTCGTACAACATGACCTTATCTAAAAACAGAGCTCAAGCGGTAACGGGTTATTTTACCAGTCGCGGATTGGCAAACGATCGATTCACCACCGTTTGGTACGGCGAGGATCAGCCTACTGCAACCAACGAAACTGCAGAAGGACGTGCTAAAAACCGACGTGTAACTTTGGGAATTGTTCCTAATCAAGAAATGAAGGACGCGGCAATCGAGCAAGCAAATCAAGGGGTTAAAGGTTAA
- a CDS encoding SDR family oxidoreductase, with translation MNEFNDQWVVILGGSSGLGLATAQRMAAAGAHICIVHRSRRSQLQELNEALKHMQSQGSEVIAINADATQPQALGPVVKQIKQHSGTGKVRALVHSIAKGNLKPMHSEQEETLQAADFSITLEAMATSLYLWVDAFAKANLFASSARVIAFTSEGSRRPLQNYGAVGAAKAALESIVRSIAMAYAPLGITANCIQAGVTDTPSLRKIPGVQELLKHSEQRNPSGRLTTPQDVAHVVYLLCREEARWINGAIIPVDGGEHLGL, from the coding sequence ATGAACGAATTTAACGATCAATGGGTGGTCATTTTGGGTGGCAGTTCCGGCCTGGGTCTGGCTACGGCCCAAAGAATGGCAGCGGCAGGGGCTCATATTTGCATCGTACATCGGTCCAGGCGTAGCCAACTTCAGGAACTGAATGAGGCGCTGAAACACATGCAATCTCAGGGCAGCGAGGTGATCGCTATAAATGCGGACGCCACTCAACCCCAGGCGCTAGGCCCGGTGGTGAAGCAGATCAAACAGCACAGCGGTACCGGCAAAGTACGGGCACTGGTGCACAGCATCGCTAAGGGCAATCTAAAACCCATGCACAGTGAGCAGGAAGAGACCTTACAAGCCGCCGATTTCAGCATTACTCTGGAAGCCATGGCGACCAGTTTGTATTTGTGGGTGGACGCTTTCGCGAAAGCGAACTTATTCGCATCGTCAGCCCGGGTGATCGCCTTTACCAGTGAGGGGAGTCGCAGGCCCCTCCAGAACTATGGGGCGGTGGGTGCGGCCAAAGCCGCTCTGGAGTCCATAGTCCGATCGATAGCGATGGCCTATGCTCCTCTGGGAATCACCGCCAACTGTATCCAGGCGGGTGTAACCGATACGCCCAGTTTGCGTAAAATTCCCGGTGTGCAAGAACTACTCAAACACAGTGAACAACGAAACCCCTCCGGTAGACTGACCACGCCTCAAGATGTGGCCCATGTCGTATATCTGCTTTGCAGAGAGGAAGCCCGATGGATCAACGGAGCTATCATTCCGGTAGATGGAGGAGAACATTTAGGACTATGA
- a CDS encoding type III polyketide synthase: MEHTQTTVTITAVAKQLPAYSRDTESIMPLLDLWLADQDSRFQRKVKKIFGNAAVDKRYSIMAPEEVFTQTSFEEKNQIYVREVKQLGKQVLSKALKKSEWQPEAIDYLITVSCTGIMIPSLDAYLINDLKLKQDTVRLPVTEMGCAAGISGMIYAYEFLKAHPGKRAAVVAVESPTATFQLDDYSMANVVSAAIFGDGAACVLLSSHENDTGPKIKDFGMYHFYQATHMMGFELVNSGLQMILDPAVPETIAEHFPQIINPFLERNGLSIQDVDHLIFHPGGRKIVETVEDLFGKYGKNIDATKEVLRRYGNMSSATVLYVLEQFMEQQPAAGDYGIMLSFGPGFSAQRILLEW; this comes from the coding sequence ATGGAACATACCCAAACAACAGTCACTATAACTGCGGTAGCCAAGCAGTTGCCTGCCTATTCCCGAGATACAGAGAGCATCATGCCCTTGCTGGACCTGTGGCTGGCTGATCAGGACTCCCGGTTTCAGCGCAAGGTGAAAAAGATCTTTGGGAATGCCGCCGTAGATAAACGCTATTCCATCATGGCTCCGGAAGAGGTCTTTACTCAAACTTCTTTTGAGGAAAAAAATCAAATCTATGTACGGGAAGTAAAGCAGCTGGGGAAACAGGTGCTCAGCAAGGCCCTGAAAAAAAGCGAGTGGCAGCCGGAAGCTATTGATTATCTCATCACGGTGAGCTGCACCGGGATCATGATCCCTTCTCTGGATGCCTATTTGATCAACGATTTGAAGCTAAAACAAGACACTGTGCGATTACCGGTGACTGAAATGGGCTGTGCGGCCGGAATTTCCGGGATGATCTACGCCTATGAGTTCTTGAAAGCACACCCGGGAAAACGGGCTGCAGTGGTCGCGGTCGAAAGTCCCACTGCTACATTTCAGTTGGACGATTATTCGATGGCCAATGTGGTGAGCGCAGCCATCTTTGGAGACGGGGCCGCCTGCGTATTGCTCTCCTCGCATGAAAACGATACCGGTCCCAAGATCAAAGATTTCGGAATGTATCATTTCTATCAGGCCACCCACATGATGGGCTTTGAACTGGTCAATAGCGGCTTGCAAATGATACTCGATCCAGCTGTTCCTGAAACCATAGCGGAGCACTTCCCGCAGATCATCAATCCTTTTCTGGAGCGCAATGGTCTGAGCATTCAGGATGTCGATCATTTGATCTTTCATCCCGGGGGAAGAAAGATCGTAGAGACCGTAGAAGATTTATTTGGAAAATATGGGAAGAACATTGACGCCACTAAAGAAGTGCTTCGGCGCTATGGCAACATGAGCAGTGCTACTGTTCTTTATGTGTTAGAACAGTTCATGGAGCAGCAGCCGGCTGCCGGAGACTACGGGATTATGCTTAGTTTTGGTCCTGGATTTTCAGCGCAACGCATATTGCTGGAATGGTAA
- a CDS encoding methyltransferase domain-containing protein encodes MTIDFSRRSREEELMDRPGLDPKVLNLALSDISRVNRWLGGNRITIKAIETVIARHPDRTRFTLVDVGCGDGEMLRTIQEHFKDHPVELELVGIDLNSASLDLARKQSPGIIFLHKDITQRDSEADPYDFVLCTLTLHHLQPEDVSTFLRALCKMTRLQLIINDLERSRWAFQLFRLFSAIFIRSPLARHDGRLSILRSFTKSELQSLSENLGITNDTIARKWAFRLLWNIPKQQSL; translated from the coding sequence ATGACGATTGATTTTAGCCGCAGAAGTAGGGAAGAGGAGTTAATGGACCGTCCCGGACTGGATCCTAAGGTCTTAAACCTGGCTTTGAGTGACATCAGCAGGGTCAATCGCTGGCTGGGCGGAAACCGGATTACTATTAAAGCCATTGAAACCGTGATCGCCAGACATCCCGATCGAACCCGCTTTACCCTGGTCGATGTGGGATGCGGAGATGGAGAAATGCTACGTACCATCCAGGAGCACTTTAAGGATCATCCGGTCGAGTTGGAGCTCGTAGGTATTGATCTTAATTCCGCCAGTTTGGACCTGGCCCGAAAGCAGAGTCCCGGTATCATATTTCTTCATAAAGACATCACTCAACGAGATTCCGAAGCAGATCCTTATGATTTCGTTTTATGTACGTTGACCTTGCATCATTTGCAGCCGGAGGATGTGAGTACCTTCTTACGAGCTTTATGTAAGATGACAAGATTGCAATTGATCATCAATGATCTGGAACGTTCCCGCTGGGCTTTTCAGCTGTTTCGCCTATTTAGTGCTATTTTTATACGGAGTCCGTTGGCCCGACATGATGGGCGGCTCTCCATACTGAGAAGCTTTACCAAATCAGAGCTTCAATCCCTCTCTGAAAATTTGGGAATTACTAATGATACAATTGCCCGTAAATGGGCCTTTCGCTTACTATGGAACATACCCAAACAACAGTCACTATAA